In Spirosoma aureum, a single genomic region encodes these proteins:
- a CDS encoding bifunctional helix-turn-helix transcriptional regulator/GNAT family N-acetyltransferase: MDSIASVRAFNRYYTNIIGIVDRHILNSNLSLAEARILFEINNQPDCTQTHLIDQLNIDAGYLSRIIKHFEREGFLLRNRSATDARTSYLTLTDTGQQLFQALNHASEQELNTLTNHLTASQLEHLVGSMKTIQALLDTPADLPSATIRHDLRPGDPGLVVQHHGVWYAPEFGYDVSFEGYVAKTLGEFAEHYSPDKDRLWIAEADNKFIGSIAVVGRPDRVGQLRWFLLDKAFRGQGIGKKLVDQTLAFCRERGYTSLYLWTTADQVTAHHLYKRVGFVLTEEREPVRLWGQNIQEQRYEVSLQS; this comes from the coding sequence ATGGACTCCATTGCCAGCGTTCGTGCTTTTAACCGTTATTATACGAACATTATTGGTATTGTTGATCGTCACATACTGAACAGTAACCTTTCACTGGCCGAAGCCAGAATATTGTTCGAAATCAATAACCAGCCTGACTGCACCCAAACGCACCTGATAGATCAGCTTAACATAGATGCTGGCTATCTCAGTCGGATTATTAAGCACTTTGAGCGGGAGGGCTTTCTCCTGCGTAATCGATCTGCTACTGATGCCAGAACCAGTTATCTGACATTGACAGATACTGGGCAACAGCTGTTTCAAGCCTTGAATCATGCATCGGAGCAGGAGCTAAATACGTTAACGAACCACTTGACCGCCAGCCAACTGGAGCATTTGGTGGGCAGTATGAAAACGATTCAGGCGTTGTTAGATACCCCCGCTGATTTGCCGTCTGCAACGATCCGACATGACCTGCGGCCCGGCGATCCCGGATTGGTAGTGCAGCACCACGGTGTCTGGTATGCACCCGAGTTTGGGTATGATGTAAGCTTTGAAGGTTATGTGGCCAAAACACTGGGCGAGTTTGCCGAGCATTATTCACCTGATAAAGATCGGTTGTGGATAGCCGAAGCAGACAATAAGTTTATAGGGTCTATTGCTGTTGTCGGTCGCCCTGATCGAGTTGGGCAATTGCGGTGGTTTCTGTTGGATAAGGCATTTCGAGGGCAAGGTATTGGCAAAAAACTAGTCGACCAGACCCTGGCGTTTTGTCGGGAGCGAGGCTATACCAGTCTGTATTTATGGACAACTGCCGATCAGGTAACGGCCCACCATTTATATAAACGGGTAGGTTTTGTTCTAACCGAAGAGCGCGAACCAGTTCGGCTATGGGGTCAAAATATTCAGGAACAACGCTACGAAGTGAGTCTACAGTCTTAA
- a CDS encoding helix-turn-helix domain-containing protein codes for METQPIPYYDNLPDFLKAVKSIDSTNRCFGIFPFEQFGGPGEVIPPFRSSTYVAALVTEGTGSIHLDGVPYHIQPGTLYFLRPWTVRAIRKNDQWHGYVLMFTSEYVAKRSVLSDPMREYPFFRKGAQPLIHITPDESNELHNQFESIDTEFGHPTRSKADRLDLVYHLLQALFIKSRHIYRETLSAIDYSQPVSLVERFQSLLQMYYLPDPNQETPIVLTVHEAADRLHIHPHYLSDILKKYTGKTALQHIRERTAFEAQNLIRNTDLTVAEIGYQLRFEDPSNFTKFFKSITGLTPRAYREQLYAIAA; via the coding sequence GTGGAAACTCAACCAATTCCCTACTACGATAATCTGCCTGATTTTTTGAAGGCAGTCAAATCGATTGACTCGACAAATCGTTGTTTTGGTATTTTTCCGTTCGAACAATTCGGCGGTCCGGGTGAGGTGATTCCGCCTTTCCGGAGTAGTACGTATGTGGCAGCATTAGTGACCGAAGGCACTGGCTCGATTCATCTTGATGGCGTTCCTTATCACATTCAACCGGGCACCTTGTATTTCCTGCGTCCCTGGACGGTTCGGGCAATCCGTAAGAATGATCAGTGGCACGGTTATGTACTGATGTTTACGTCGGAATACGTGGCCAAACGGTCGGTTCTTTCCGATCCAATGCGGGAGTACCCCTTTTTCCGCAAGGGCGCGCAGCCGTTGATTCACATTACGCCGGATGAATCAAACGAATTGCACAATCAATTTGAGTCGATCGATACTGAATTTGGTCACCCAACGCGTTCCAAAGCAGATCGGCTGGATCTGGTGTATCATTTGCTTCAGGCATTGTTTATTAAGAGCCGGCATATTTACCGTGAAACGCTCTCGGCCATCGACTATTCGCAGCCTGTGTCTTTAGTTGAGCGGTTTCAGAGTTTGTTACAGATGTACTATTTGCCTGATCCCAATCAGGAAACGCCGATTGTCCTGACCGTACACGAAGCGGCTGATCGATTGCATATCCATCCCCATTATTTGAGCGATATTCTAAAAAAATATACGGGTAAAACAGCGCTTCAGCACATTCGCGAGCGAACAGCGTTCGAAGCTCAGAATTTAATTCGAAATACAGATCTGACCGTGGCCGAAATTGGGTACCAGCTCCGTTTCGAAGACCCTTCGAATTTTACCAAATTTTTTAAAAGCATAACCGGCCTAACACCCCGTGCCTACCGCGAACAACTGTACGCAATAGCAGCATAA
- a CDS encoding peptidylprolyl isomerase, whose product MPKAQMNTDKGTMLIEFFEKDAPKAVNNFITLAKKGFYDGVVFHRVIPNFMIQGGDPTGTGAGGPGYTIDCELTGENQYHDRGVLSMAHRGRNTGGSQFFICHNRQNTQHLDRNHTVFGKVVEGLDVIDEIRQGDKINSITILEE is encoded by the coding sequence ATGCCAAAGGCACAAATGAATACCGACAAGGGAACAATGTTGATCGAATTTTTCGAAAAAGATGCCCCTAAAGCGGTTAATAATTTCATCACGCTCGCTAAAAAAGGATTTTACGATGGTGTTGTCTTCCACCGTGTCATTCCTAACTTCATGATTCAGGGTGGTGACCCAACCGGTACTGGCGCTGGCGGACCTGGTTATACAATTGATTGCGAATTAACGGGCGAAAATCAGTATCATGACCGTGGTGTTTTATCGATGGCACACCGTGGCCGCAATACAGGGGGTTCGCAGTTTTTCATCTGCCACAACCGCCAGAACACGCAACACCTCGACCGCAACCATACCGTTTTCGGCAAAGTTGTGGAAGGATTGGATGTGATTGATGAGATTCGTCAGGGCGATAAAATCAACAGTATCACCATACTGGAAGAGTAA
- a CDS encoding TspO/MBR family protein: MNDKLRQFLVVFSIISLIVMNYLSNTGAFGGRTNANISDKYHTMITPAGYAFSIWGIIFLGILAFAIFQALPAQRTNPRFRSIGWWVILNAFCNAIWSPLFNNERIGLALIVILIMLFSLVVIEQQLLERRHESLLPTDPDATLPESAASPAETWIARIPFSIYFGWLTVATILTVAVYLKATDFSLMGLSEQTWAISILFVGLLVGAVVFNRYRSVAYILVFAWAYVAIAVEQAGNGQLPLVAGAGAIVAVVLAIIGLISRKTPAYS, from the coding sequence ATGAACGATAAACTTCGCCAATTTCTCGTCGTTTTCAGCATCATCTCGCTGATTGTGATGAACTACCTATCCAATACAGGCGCGTTTGGAGGGAGAACCAACGCCAATATATCCGATAAATATCACACGATGATTACGCCTGCGGGTTATGCTTTTTCGATCTGGGGAATCATTTTTCTGGGGATACTGGCATTCGCAATTTTTCAGGCGCTACCTGCACAGCGAACGAATCCGCGCTTTCGGTCAATCGGCTGGTGGGTTATTCTGAACGCGTTCTGCAATGCGATCTGGAGCCCACTGTTCAACAATGAACGCATCGGCCTGGCCTTAATTGTTATTCTGATTATGCTCTTCTCACTGGTTGTTATCGAGCAACAACTCCTTGAACGTCGGCATGAATCACTGCTACCTACTGATCCCGATGCAACATTGCCTGAATCAGCAGCCTCTCCCGCAGAAACCTGGATAGCCCGTATTCCATTTTCAATCTACTTCGGCTGGCTGACTGTAGCTACAATCCTGACTGTAGCGGTTTATCTGAAAGCAACGGATTTTAGCCTGATGGGGCTAAGCGAACAAACATGGGCCATCTCGATACTATTCGTCGGACTGCTTGTTGGAGCAGTGGTATTTAACCGATACCGGAGTGTTGCCTATATCCTGGTGTTTGCCTGGGCTTACGTGGCTATAGCCGTAGAGCAGGCAGGAAATGGGCAACTACCGCTGGTGGCCGGGGCCGGGGCAATTGTAGCGGTAGTGCTGGCGATTATAGGATTGATCTCCCGAAAAACTCCCGCGTATAGCTGA